A single window of Archangium gephyra DNA harbors:
- a CDS encoding LysR family transcriptional regulator, whose protein sequence is MLVNHEALWTLLEVSRAGTHAAAAARLGVTPSAVGQQLKALEGQLGLTLFERVGRRARLTTAGAVLVARLQEHLPAVEAAVEEARAEQTVVRGEVRLGGPAPFCRVWLRPRLPPLLAHYPELTLSVRFDVASVLVRRLLAGEVDLAVLSVPVEEVALESRAIAQEEFIAVAAPRYLGERGMPRTVADFSARRYIAFDEDLAMLSPWWRAAFGPRAPLPQGVVCHISNLDEMLALAEAGCGIAVLPDYLVEASLSAGQVLALTPERRRGSLRQPRATLWLAWRRAAAPTARLLAVRDWLLKAGPAVLQRPG, encoded by the coding sequence ATGCTTGTCAATCACGAGGCGCTCTGGACGTTGCTGGAGGTGAGCCGGGCGGGGACCCACGCGGCGGCGGCGGCACGGCTGGGGGTGACGCCGTCGGCGGTGGGACAGCAACTCAAGGCGCTGGAGGGACAGCTGGGGCTGACGCTCTTCGAGCGGGTGGGACGGCGCGCGCGTCTCACCACGGCGGGGGCGGTGCTGGTGGCGCGGCTCCAGGAGCACCTGCCCGCGGTGGAGGCCGCCGTCGAGGAAGCGAGGGCCGAGCAGACGGTGGTGCGCGGCGAGGTGAGGCTGGGAGGCCCGGCGCCCTTCTGCCGTGTCTGGCTGCGGCCGCGCCTGCCGCCGCTGTTGGCCCACTACCCGGAGCTCACGCTCTCGGTGCGCTTCGATGTGGCCTCGGTGCTGGTCCGCCGGCTGCTCGCGGGGGAAGTGGACCTGGCCGTGCTCAGCGTCCCCGTCGAGGAGGTGGCGTTGGAGTCACGCGCCATTGCCCAGGAGGAGTTCATCGCGGTGGCCGCGCCGCGCTACCTCGGCGAGCGGGGAATGCCTCGCACCGTGGCGGACTTCTCCGCGCGGCGCTACATCGCCTTCGACGAGGACCTGGCCATGCTGTCGCCCTGGTGGCGGGCCGCCTTCGGGCCGCGCGCCCCACTGCCCCAGGGCGTGGTGTGCCATATCTCCAACCTGGATGAGATGCTGGCCCTGGCCGAGGCCGGGTGCGGTATCGCGGTGTTGCCGGACTACCTGGTGGAAGCCAGCCTGAGCGCCGGACAGGTGTTGGCGCTCACGCCGGAGCGGCGGCGCGGCTCGCTGCGCCAGCCTCGAGCCACCCTGTGGCTGGCCTGGCGGCGCGCGGCGGCTCCGACCGCGCGATTGCTCGCGGTGCGTGACTGGCTGCTGAAGGCCGGCCCGGCGGTGCTTCAGCGGCCCGGGTGA
- a CDS encoding type 1 glutamine amidotransferase domain-containing protein: MGGMTAMKVLKILLIVTSHEQMGTTGERTGFWMEELAAPYAEFTAAGAQVDIASPLGGKAPADPRSVGEPSEGVRTFLADSAAVKKLENTLVLEQVKGTYDAYFVVGGHGVMWDLAAYAPLHRLLGKEWERGAVVAAVCHGPAALVGVKDKAGKPLVAGRRVAGFSNEEEAAAKLDKVVPFALETRLKELGGNYERGPMWKSFAVRDGRLVTGQNPASSVAVAREVLSALRER; the protein is encoded by the coding sequence ATGGGCGGAATGACCGCGATGAAGGTGCTGAAGATCCTGTTGATTGTCACCAGCCACGAGCAGATGGGCACCACCGGCGAGCGCACCGGCTTCTGGATGGAAGAGCTCGCCGCGCCCTACGCCGAGTTCACCGCGGCGGGAGCGCAGGTGGACATCGCCTCGCCGCTCGGAGGCAAGGCGCCGGCGGATCCGCGCAGCGTCGGGGAGCCCTCGGAGGGGGTGCGCACCTTCCTCGCGGACTCCGCCGCGGTGAAGAAGCTGGAGAACACCCTCGTGCTCGAGCAGGTGAAGGGCACCTATGACGCGTATTTCGTGGTCGGAGGCCACGGCGTCATGTGGGACCTGGCCGCGTATGCACCGCTGCACCGGCTGCTGGGGAAGGAGTGGGAGCGGGGCGCGGTGGTGGCGGCGGTCTGCCACGGGCCCGCGGCGCTGGTGGGGGTGAAGGACAAGGCCGGCAAGCCGCTGGTGGCCGGACGGCGGGTGGCTGGCTTCTCCAACGAGGAAGAGGCGGCCGCGAAGCTCGACAAGGTGGTGCCCTTCGCGCTGGAGACGCGGCTGAAGGAGCTGGGCGGCAACTATGAGCGCGGCCCCATGTGGAAGAGCTTCGCGGTGCGTGACGGGCGTCTGGTCACCGGGCAGAACCCCGCCTCGTCCGTGGCCGTGGCCCGCGAGGTGTTGAGCGCCTTGCGCGAGCGCTGA
- a CDS encoding sigma-54-dependent transcriptional regulator, with protein sequence MHAPLAAPRPQTSGPRILLVDDDPGVLKGLRGLLSDEGFSPVEARSTAEAVRLLEAPGEPPALMVLDLRMPGETGLELLARLPRPLPVPVVVLSGEASPAEAVQALKLGATDFVEKPPSPERLLTALRNALALSELREEQQRLREELARPGHLVGDSAAMESLRTLITRVGPSDTAILITGETGTGKERVARALHLASGRKGRLVAVNCAAIPSTLLESELFGHERGAFSGATARRLGRIEQAHGGTLFLDELGDMPLELQAKLLRVLETKEVERLGGGMPIPVNVRILAATHRDLALAVREGRFRQDLYFRLNVLPLTLPPLRERTEDILPLARAFAAELAGPNVPLELAPGAEEALRAWPWPGNVRELRNYIERQNLLRGQGPLTLTPGSLTGAAALTAAAPARLVLGQKSYREHVDDFERTLIQAALEEGGSIAGAARLLQVDRGNLHRRLKALGIPAV encoded by the coding sequence GTGCACGCCCCACTCGCCGCCCCGCGCCCCCAGACCTCCGGCCCGCGCATCCTCCTGGTGGATGACGACCCTGGCGTCCTCAAGGGCCTGCGAGGCCTGCTCTCCGACGAGGGCTTCTCCCCCGTGGAGGCCCGCTCCACCGCCGAGGCCGTACGCCTGCTCGAAGCGCCCGGCGAGCCTCCCGCGCTGATGGTGTTGGACCTGCGCATGCCCGGCGAGACGGGCCTGGAGCTGCTCGCGCGGCTGCCCCGGCCCCTGCCCGTGCCGGTGGTGGTGCTCTCCGGCGAGGCCTCCCCCGCCGAGGCCGTGCAGGCGCTGAAGCTGGGGGCCACCGACTTCGTGGAGAAACCGCCCTCGCCCGAGCGGCTGCTCACCGCGCTGCGCAACGCGTTGGCGCTGAGCGAGCTGCGGGAGGAGCAGCAACGGCTGCGCGAGGAGCTGGCCCGGCCCGGACACCTCGTGGGGGACAGCGCGGCCATGGAGTCGCTGCGCACGCTCATCACCCGCGTGGGCCCGAGCGACACGGCCATCCTCATCACCGGAGAGACGGGCACGGGCAAGGAGCGCGTGGCCCGGGCACTGCACCTGGCCTCCGGACGCAAGGGGCGGCTGGTGGCCGTCAACTGCGCCGCCATTCCCTCGACGCTGCTGGAGAGCGAGCTGTTCGGCCACGAGCGCGGGGCCTTCTCGGGCGCCACGGCACGGCGGCTCGGCCGCATCGAGCAGGCGCACGGCGGCACGCTGTTCCTCGACGAGCTGGGGGACATGCCGCTGGAGTTGCAGGCGAAGCTGCTGCGCGTGCTGGAGACGAAGGAGGTGGAGCGGCTGGGCGGAGGGATGCCCATTCCGGTGAACGTGCGCATCCTCGCGGCCACGCACCGGGACCTGGCGCTCGCGGTGCGGGAGGGGCGCTTCCGGCAGGACCTCTACTTCCGGCTCAACGTGCTGCCGCTCACGCTGCCGCCCCTGCGTGAGCGGACCGAGGACATCCTCCCGCTGGCGCGCGCCTTCGCGGCGGAGCTGGCGGGGCCGAACGTGCCGCTGGAGCTGGCGCCCGGCGCCGAGGAGGCCCTGCGTGCCTGGCCCTGGCCCGGCAACGTGCGCGAGCTGCGCAACTACATCGAGCGCCAGAACCTGCTGCGAGGCCAGGGCCCGCTCACGCTGACGCCCGGGTCGCTCACGGGCGCGGCGGCGCTGACGGCGGCGGCCCCCGCGCGGCTGGTGCTCGGACAGAAGAGCTACCGCGAGCACGTGGATGACTTCGAGCGCACGCTCATCCAGGCGGCGCTGGAGGAAGGAGGCAGCATCGCCGGGGCGGCGCGCCTGCTCCAGGTGGACCGGGGCAACCTCCACCGCCGCCTCAAGGCGCTCGGCATCCCCGCCGTCTGA
- a CDS encoding ATP-binding protein translates to MSLLHSRSQLLGRMSRELASCTGREEVYRCLGRVALPELGDWCDLDVLQDGVLQRAAAFRAPHGAVHGPPGGPPSLLARRVARSGHPELLQGPDEQVAVLLSSGEETLPRVRAAGPLDCMAVPLRLAGQLLGVLSFASREPELHLDEDALALAEDLAGCVALALETDRLRQELKRARHHAQRQAADFQTLLDVIPVGIGIAYDRECRYIHQNGWFARLHGLPLESNISLSAPDTELQPIRYLDGNGRALIPEELPMQRAAATGQEVLDVELDLEVHGQRRGTIVVSAVPLFDEEHRPRGSIGTIQDVTARKRATEAQRFLAESSVALSSSLDPEQTSRTLVELCVPALASVAAFCGWRPDGTLGMLMLTHADPTLQPLADEVARTFVIPEGHPIHEAMMTGRPRLIPVLEEASSWYAGGEAQRQGPCHGLGVHSVMLIPLAAPQGVAGVLVLGSTDRACTEEDFTFAQEYAAHATYAIDNARLYREARDAISLRDEFLSIAGHELRTPLTSLQLGLLHIVRESATPGDPARLSKWVAMCQRQGERVGRLVGCLLDVSRITAGRLPMVLEEMDLSALMEEVAARMGAELEKVGCPLVLKLQSPLRGRWDRSRLDQVLTNLLGNAMKYGQGRPIEVTTLATPEGVCVRIRDEGIGISPEDQARIFGRFERAVSERHYGGLGLGLWISRQIVTELGGHIRVESVQGQGSSFTVELPRWVEG, encoded by the coding sequence TTGTCCCTTCTGCACTCGCGGAGCCAGCTGCTCGGGCGGATGAGCCGCGAGCTGGCCTCGTGCACCGGACGGGAGGAGGTGTACCGCTGCCTCGGCCGGGTGGCGCTGCCGGAGCTGGGGGACTGGTGTGACCTGGACGTGCTCCAGGACGGAGTGCTTCAGCGGGCCGCGGCCTTCCGGGCTCCTCACGGCGCGGTCCATGGCCCTCCGGGAGGTCCGCCTTCGTTGCTGGCCCGGCGGGTGGCGCGCTCGGGCCATCCGGAGCTGCTCCAGGGCCCCGATGAGCAGGTCGCGGTCCTCCTGTCCTCCGGAGAGGAGACGCTCCCCCGCGTGCGGGCCGCCGGGCCGCTGGACTGTATGGCGGTGCCCCTGCGGTTGGCGGGACAGCTCCTCGGGGTGCTCTCCTTCGCCTCGCGCGAGCCGGAGCTTCACCTGGACGAGGACGCGCTGGCGCTCGCCGAGGACCTGGCCGGGTGTGTGGCGCTCGCGCTGGAGACGGACCGGCTGCGCCAGGAGTTGAAGCGGGCCCGCCACCACGCCCAACGTCAGGCCGCGGATTTCCAGACGCTGCTGGACGTCATCCCGGTGGGCATCGGCATCGCCTACGACCGCGAGTGCCGCTACATCCATCAGAACGGCTGGTTCGCACGGCTGCACGGCCTGCCGCTCGAGAGCAACATCTCGCTCAGCGCCCCGGACACCGAGCTGCAGCCCATCCGCTACCTCGATGGGAACGGCCGTGCGCTCATTCCCGAGGAGCTGCCCATGCAGCGGGCGGCGGCGACGGGCCAGGAGGTGCTCGACGTGGAGCTGGACCTGGAGGTCCACGGGCAGCGGCGTGGAACGATCGTCGTCTCCGCCGTGCCGCTCTTCGACGAGGAGCACCGTCCCCGCGGCTCGATTGGCACCATCCAGGACGTCACCGCGCGCAAGCGGGCCACGGAGGCGCAGCGCTTCCTGGCCGAGTCCAGCGTGGCGCTCTCCTCGTCGTTGGACCCGGAGCAGACCTCGCGCACGCTGGTGGAGCTGTGCGTCCCCGCGCTCGCCTCCGTGGCGGCGTTCTGTGGCTGGCGGCCGGATGGGACGCTGGGGATGCTGATGTTGACGCACGCGGACCCCACGCTCCAGCCGCTCGCCGATGAGGTGGCCCGCACCTTCGTCATCCCCGAGGGCCATCCCATCCACGAGGCCATGATGACGGGACGGCCCCGTCTCATCCCGGTGCTCGAGGAGGCCAGCAGCTGGTACGCGGGAGGGGAGGCGCAGCGCCAGGGCCCGTGCCACGGGCTCGGCGTGCACTCGGTGATGCTCATTCCGCTCGCGGCCCCGCAGGGGGTGGCCGGGGTGCTCGTGCTCGGCTCGACGGATCGCGCCTGCACCGAGGAGGACTTCACCTTCGCCCAGGAGTACGCCGCCCACGCCACGTACGCCATCGACAACGCGCGGCTCTACCGCGAGGCCCGGGACGCCATCTCCCTGCGTGACGAGTTCCTCAGCATCGCCGGCCACGAGCTGCGCACCCCCCTCACGTCCCTGCAGCTCGGGCTCCTGCACATCGTCCGCGAGAGCGCCACGCCGGGAGATCCCGCGCGGCTGTCCAAGTGGGTGGCCATGTGCCAGCGCCAGGGCGAGCGCGTGGGCCGGCTGGTGGGATGTCTGCTGGACGTGAGCCGCATCACCGCGGGCCGCCTGCCCATGGTGCTCGAGGAGATGGACCTGTCCGCGCTCATGGAGGAGGTGGCGGCGCGCATGGGGGCGGAGCTGGAGAAGGTGGGCTGTCCGCTCGTGCTGAAGCTGCAGTCACCGCTGCGTGGCCGGTGGGATCGCTCGCGCCTGGATCAGGTGCTGACGAACCTGCTCGGCAACGCGATGAAGTACGGGCAGGGCCGGCCCATCGAGGTCACCACCCTGGCCACGCCCGAGGGGGTGTGCGTGCGCATCCGGGACGAGGGCATCGGCATCTCCCCGGAGGACCAGGCGCGCATCTTCGGGCGCTTCGAGCGGGCCGTGTCCGAGAGGCACTACGGTGGGCTGGGACTGGGGTTGTGGATTTCGCGGCAGATCGTCACCGAGCTCGGCGGCCACATCCGCGTGGAGAGCGTGCAGGGCCAGGGCTCGAGCTTCACGGTCGAGCTTCCGCGGTGGGTGGAGGGCTGA
- a CDS encoding sensor histidine kinase encodes MPSDLTPPPANFRRRLLAVMLVTGLVPLVLLGFIARRALEDVLSVSLTPVEQVLEEVSAELAREGRSQAPLEEARLNLAQAELARRALARRTPWLIGVLLLVSAAVLTGAAVLLGRALTRPVSTLTRGMWAYARGELSVQLPAPDAPRDELQFLLVQFNRMGRELAAQRERLKAAEQIAAWQDVARALAHELRNPLTGMKLALARLSRGDAPPDATRLSESVSLLQEEVERLMRMTRSFSDFARLPAPRFQPVALRPLLADVCALYQDTSPVPVELQPGPEPSLSADPDGLRRLFGNLLKNATEASAPGAAPVRLAIEILPSAVRVSIRDGGSGISGVLEGPALTQGLFSTKPEGSGLGLPIAQKIVHEHGGTLRLEPAPGGGTLALVELPQTHHAPEGA; translated from the coding sequence ATGCCTTCCGACCTGACACCCCCTCCCGCGAACTTCCGCCGCCGGCTCCTCGCCGTGATGCTCGTCACGGGACTGGTGCCGCTCGTGCTGCTCGGCTTCATCGCCCGGCGGGCCCTGGAGGACGTGCTCTCCGTCTCCCTGACGCCCGTGGAGCAGGTGCTCGAGGAGGTGTCCGCGGAGCTCGCCCGCGAGGGCCGCTCCCAGGCCCCGCTGGAGGAGGCCCGCCTCAACCTCGCCCAGGCGGAGCTCGCCCGCCGTGCGCTCGCGCGCCGCACGCCGTGGCTCATCGGCGTCCTGCTGCTCGTCTCGGCCGCCGTGCTCACCGGTGCCGCGGTGCTGCTCGGCCGAGCCCTCACCCGCCCCGTCTCCACCCTCACCCGCGGCATGTGGGCCTACGCGCGTGGCGAGCTCTCCGTCCAGCTCCCCGCCCCCGACGCGCCCCGTGACGAGCTGCAATTCCTCCTCGTCCAGTTCAACCGCATGGGCCGCGAGCTCGCCGCCCAGCGCGAGCGCCTCAAGGCCGCCGAGCAGATCGCCGCGTGGCAGGACGTGGCCCGCGCGCTGGCTCACGAGCTTCGCAATCCCCTCACCGGAATGAAGCTCGCGCTGGCGCGGCTGTCGCGCGGGGACGCGCCCCCGGACGCCACCCGCCTCAGCGAGTCCGTGTCCCTCTTGCAGGAGGAGGTGGAGCGGCTCATGCGGATGACGCGGAGCTTCTCCGACTTCGCCCGCCTGCCCGCGCCGCGCTTCCAGCCCGTCGCGCTGCGCCCCCTGCTCGCCGACGTGTGCGCCCTCTACCAGGACACCTCGCCCGTGCCCGTGGAGCTGCAACCCGGCCCCGAGCCCTCGCTCTCCGCGGACCCGGACGGCCTGCGCCGCCTCTTCGGCAACCTCCTCAAGAACGCCACCGAGGCCTCCGCCCCCGGCGCCGCCCCCGTGCGCCTCGCCATCGAGATACTTCCCTCGGCGGTGCGCGTCTCCATCCGCGACGGCGGCAGTGGGATTTCCGGCGTGCTCGAGGGCCCCGCCCTCACCCAGGGCCTCTTCAGCACCAAGCCCGAGGGCAGCGGCCTGGGACTGCCCATCGCCCAGAAGATCGTCCACGAGCACGGCGGCACCCTGCGCCTGGAGCCCGCGCCCGGTGGCGGCACGCTCGCGCTCGTGGAGCTGCCCCAGACCCACCACGCACCGGAAGGAGCATGA
- a CDS encoding STAS/SEC14 domain-containing protein, translated as MLPDSSITFDDSRWPLRIVRFVGTPSPRQYEHYLETITSSLLRRERYLSVTDLTRGGLPTPEQRQRQVLWMQEHEVLLREVVLGMAFVITSPIIRLSVSTVMHFKPLPVPYFITAQEVEAVDWASARIEEQGLRLAAERLRDQYGLPQRMYA; from the coding sequence ATGCTTCCCGACTCCTCCATCACCTTCGATGACTCGCGCTGGCCACTCCGGATCGTACGGTTCGTGGGGACACCCTCGCCCCGGCAGTACGAGCACTACCTGGAGACGATCACCTCCAGCCTGCTGCGGCGGGAGCGCTACCTCAGCGTCACGGATCTGACCCGGGGAGGCCTGCCCACGCCCGAGCAGCGGCAGCGGCAGGTGCTCTGGATGCAGGAGCACGAGGTCCTCCTGCGCGAGGTGGTGCTCGGGATGGCCTTCGTCATCACCTCCCCCATCATCCGGCTGTCGGTGAGCACCGTCATGCACTTCAAGCCGCTGCCCGTGCCGTACTTCATCACCGCCCAGGAGGTGGAGGCGGTGGACTGGGCGAGCGCGCGCATCGAGGAGCAGGGCCTGCGCCTCGCCGCCGAGCGGCTCCGCGACCAGTACGGCCTCCCGCAGCGGATGTACGCCTGA
- a CDS encoding bifunctional alpha,alpha-trehalose-phosphate synthase (UDP-forming)/trehalose-phosphatase, giving the protein MSRLLLVSNRLPVTVKSDKDGVSVVRSAGGLATGLRGPHERSGGVWIGWPGDVSRLTPPQRASVEAQLAELRCVPIQLSASEVSRYYEGYSNQVLWPLCHYFIERIPRQDRDWDVYRKVNERFADLVARQYQPGDTIWVHDYQLMLVPAFLRARLPQARIGYFHHIPFPSSEIFRSLPHRNELVRGLLGADLIGFHTHTYVRHFSSTLMRLLGLETVVDRVEHEGREVRLGAFPMGIDAQSFENLAKEPAVLEEVRMHREKSAEQRLVLGVDRLDYTKGIPRRLVAVQRLLEREPAWRGRLRFIQVAVPSRTGVEDYATYREQVDELVGRINGLYGSVHNVPVHYLYRSFNEKQLAALYRAADVMLVTPTRDGMNLVAKEFCAARPDEDGVLVLSEFAGAADELGDALIVNPYDVEGMADALETALDMPQEERRTRMRILRARVKEYDVHWWVRSFLDTLEATPLAPPRVEPAGAEVALERMRHAERLLLLIDYDGTLVPFAPRPELAAPDAALLDLLQRLATRPNTRVHIVSGRTKETLEAWLGTLPVGLHAEHGLWSRPAPGQEWKVLEGVPTDWKALVRPVLEAFAARVPGALVEEKSASLAWHYRQVDRVFGARQALELRLHLGEVFAQGPLEVLPGDKVVEVRARGVNKGRVVGTVTERMAPGTLVVALGDDRTDEDLFAALPEGSLAIHAGGKRTRASYRVNGPTEVRQLLSALLPG; this is encoded by the coding sequence ATGTCCCGACTCCTGCTCGTTTCCAATCGCCTCCCCGTCACCGTCAAGTCGGACAAGGACGGGGTCTCCGTGGTCCGCAGCGCCGGAGGGCTCGCCACGGGCCTGCGCGGCCCGCATGAGCGTTCGGGGGGCGTGTGGATCGGCTGGCCCGGGGATGTCTCACGCCTCACCCCCCCGCAGCGCGCGTCCGTGGAGGCCCAGCTCGCCGAGCTGCGCTGCGTCCCCATCCAACTGAGCGCCAGCGAGGTCAGCCGCTACTACGAGGGCTATTCCAACCAGGTCCTCTGGCCGCTGTGCCACTACTTCATCGAGCGCATCCCCCGGCAGGATCGGGACTGGGACGTCTACCGCAAGGTGAACGAGCGCTTCGCCGACCTGGTGGCGCGTCAGTACCAGCCCGGGGACACCATCTGGGTGCACGACTATCAGCTGATGCTGGTGCCGGCCTTCCTGCGCGCGCGGCTGCCCCAGGCACGCATCGGCTACTTCCACCACATCCCCTTTCCCTCCAGTGAGATCTTCCGCAGCCTGCCGCACCGCAACGAGCTGGTGCGCGGCCTGCTGGGGGCGGACCTCATCGGCTTCCACACGCACACGTACGTGCGCCACTTCTCCAGCACCCTCATGCGGCTGCTGGGCCTGGAGACGGTGGTGGACCGGGTGGAGCACGAGGGGCGCGAGGTGCGGCTGGGCGCCTTCCCCATGGGCATCGACGCGCAGTCCTTCGAGAACCTGGCCAAGGAGCCCGCGGTGCTCGAGGAGGTGCGCATGCACCGCGAGAAGAGCGCGGAGCAGCGGCTGGTGCTGGGCGTGGACCGGCTGGACTACACCAAGGGGATTCCCCGCCGGCTGGTGGCGGTGCAGCGGCTGCTGGAGCGCGAGCCCGCCTGGCGTGGGCGGCTGCGCTTCATCCAGGTGGCCGTGCCCAGCCGCACGGGCGTGGAGGACTACGCCACCTACCGCGAGCAGGTGGATGAGCTGGTGGGCCGCATCAACGGCCTCTACGGCAGCGTCCACAACGTGCCCGTGCACTACCTCTACCGCTCCTTCAACGAGAAGCAGCTCGCCGCGCTCTACCGCGCCGCGGACGTGATGCTCGTCACGCCCACCCGCGACGGCATGAACCTGGTGGCCAAGGAGTTCTGCGCCGCGCGCCCGGACGAGGACGGCGTGCTGGTGCTCAGCGAGTTCGCCGGCGCGGCGGACGAGCTGGGGGACGCGTTGATCGTCAACCCCTACGACGTGGAGGGGATGGCGGACGCGCTGGAGACGGCGCTGGACATGCCCCAGGAGGAGCGGCGCACGCGCATGCGCATCCTGCGTGCCCGGGTGAAGGAGTACGACGTGCACTGGTGGGTGCGCTCCTTCCTGGACACGCTCGAGGCCACGCCCCTGGCCCCTCCGCGCGTGGAGCCGGCGGGCGCGGAGGTGGCGCTCGAGCGCATGCGCCACGCCGAGCGCCTGCTGCTCCTCATCGACTACGACGGCACGCTCGTCCCCTTCGCGCCGAGGCCGGAGCTGGCCGCGCCGGACGCGGCGCTGTTGGATCTGCTGCAGCGGCTCGCCACCCGGCCGAATACCCGGGTGCACATCGTCAGCGGGCGCACCAAGGAGACGCTGGAGGCGTGGCTCGGCACGCTCCCGGTGGGCCTGCACGCCGAGCACGGCCTCTGGTCCCGCCCCGCGCCGGGCCAGGAGTGGAAGGTCCTGGAGGGCGTGCCCACGGACTGGAAGGCCCTGGTGCGGCCGGTGCTCGAGGCCTTCGCCGCGCGCGTGCCCGGGGCGCTGGTGGAGGAGAAGTCGGCGTCGCTCGCGTGGCACTACCGGCAGGTGGACCGGGTCTTCGGCGCCAGGCAGGCGCTGGAGCTGCGGCTGCACCTCGGCGAGGTGTTCGCCCAAGGCCCCCTGGAGGTGCTGCCCGGCGACAAGGTGGTGGAGGTGCGCGCGCGCGGGGTGAACAAGGGCCGCGTGGTGGGCACCGTCACCGAGCGCATGGCCCCCGGCACGCTGGTGGTGGCCCTCGGCGATGACCGCACGGACGAGGATCTCTTCGCCGCGCTGCCCGAGGGGAGCCTCGCCATCCACGCGGGTGGCAAGAGGACGCGCGCCAGCTACCGGGTGAATGGCCCCACCGAGGTGCGCCAGCTGCTCTCCGCGCTGTTGCCGGGCTGA
- a CDS encoding sensor histidine kinase, translated as MTMRAKVWLFVVVAIGFVFAMGVELFNGTRRGMSSRLHLSLIQDQIDLYGQMHNSTWPFVDALRHAQRDEADLSPLLHEQDLRMDQAFTRLEALVLQEAGLSTAQDGQARLEQTRERIALLHESQHHWTLRARDLARRVEEGGQLSPDAWWDLFQDFEKTVGDPLETAIRAERARMAELRQRWDERSRLGSRLAKLVPSLALMFVVGIALAILEPMQRALSELRAGAERIGHGDFEHELPVKGGDELAALARTFNRMATELRESMREKQRYNTLLEETVRARTSELAAANDRLEQSLQQLQEAQGQLLLADRLATMGRLAAGVGHEINNPLAYLLGNLRYLQEELKRTHGTASEEEWREMLSATTEACEGAERIQFIVQDLRQFIRPDDTVVGPVELASVVRGAAKMAAHELRARARLVEDCADVPPVRGNGARLSQVLLNLLINAAHAIEPGRVEQNEIRVVARRSAPGHVTLAVSDTGCGIAPENLARIFEPFFTTKPVGVGTGLGLPVCQGIISSLGGELTVESQPGQGTTFRITLPIAGNAEAPDKAA; from the coding sequence ATGACGATGCGCGCGAAGGTCTGGCTGTTCGTGGTGGTGGCCATCGGCTTCGTCTTCGCAATGGGCGTGGAGCTCTTCAACGGCACCCGCCGGGGAATGAGCTCCCGCCTGCACCTGAGCCTCATCCAGGATCAGATCGACCTCTACGGCCAGATGCACAACAGCACCTGGCCCTTCGTGGATGCCCTGCGGCACGCGCAACGGGACGAGGCGGACCTCTCGCCCCTGCTGCACGAGCAGGACCTGCGCATGGACCAGGCCTTCACGCGGCTCGAGGCCCTCGTGCTGCAGGAGGCCGGGCTCTCGACGGCCCAGGACGGACAGGCCCGGCTGGAGCAGACCCGCGAGCGCATCGCCCTGCTCCACGAGTCCCAGCATCACTGGACCCTGCGCGCCCGGGACCTCGCCCGCCGGGTGGAGGAGGGCGGACAGCTGTCTCCCGACGCCTGGTGGGACCTGTTCCAGGATTTCGAGAAAACGGTAGGTGATCCGCTCGAGACGGCCATCCGGGCGGAGCGTGCCCGGATGGCGGAGCTGCGGCAGCGCTGGGACGAGCGCTCGCGGCTGGGCAGCCGGCTGGCGAAGCTCGTCCCCTCGCTGGCGCTGATGTTCGTGGTGGGGATCGCCCTCGCCATCCTCGAGCCCATGCAGCGCGCCCTGAGCGAGCTGCGCGCGGGCGCGGAGCGCATCGGCCACGGGGACTTCGAGCACGAGCTGCCGGTGAAGGGCGGAGACGAGCTGGCCGCGCTGGCGCGCACCTTCAACCGGATGGCCACCGAGCTGCGCGAGTCGATGCGCGAGAAGCAGCGCTACAACACCCTGCTGGAGGAGACGGTGCGCGCGCGGACGTCCGAGCTGGCCGCGGCCAATGATCGGCTGGAGCAGAGTCTCCAGCAGCTCCAGGAGGCCCAGGGCCAGCTGCTGCTGGCGGACCGGCTCGCCACCATGGGCCGGCTCGCGGCGGGCGTGGGCCATGAGATCAACAACCCCCTGGCGTACCTGCTCGGCAACCTGCGCTACCTCCAGGAGGAGCTGAAGCGGACGCACGGCACGGCCTCCGAGGAGGAGTGGCGGGAGATGCTCTCGGCCACCACCGAGGCCTGCGAGGGCGCCGAGCGGATCCAGTTCATCGTGCAGGATCTCCGGCAGTTCATCCGGCCGGACGACACCGTGGTGGGCCCGGTGGAGCTGGCCTCGGTGGTGCGGGGCGCCGCCAAGATGGCCGCGCATGAGCTCCGCGCCCGCGCCCGCCTCGTCGAGGACTGCGCGGACGTGCCCCCGGTGCGCGGCAACGGGGCGCGCCTGAGCCAGGTGCTCCTCAACCTGCTCATCAACGCGGCGCACGCCATCGAGCCGGGCCGGGTGGAGCAGAATGAGATCCGCGTGGTGGCGAGGCGGAGCGCGCCCGGCCACGTCACGCTGGCGGTGAGCGACACCGGGTGTGGCATTGCCCCGGAGAACCTCGCGCGCATCTTCGAGCCCTTCTTCACCACCAAGCCGGTGGGCGTGGGCACGGGGCTGGGCCTGCCGGTGTGTCAGGGAATCATCAGCTCGCTCGGAGGTGAGCTCACCGTGGAGAGCCAGCCGGGCCAGGGCACCACCTTCCGCATCACCCTGCCCATCGCCGGGAACGCCGAGGCTCCGGACAAGGCGGCCTGA